The Brachyspira sp. SAP_772 genome includes the window TTCTAAATGCGTATATACCCATAGAAGCCAAATATTCTTTTTTAGGATCTTCTATTTCAAACATCTTTTTTTGCTCTTCACTCAATTTTAAAGAATCTAAAACATCATCTTCTTTAGGTTTTTCTTGGAAATTAGTAATCTGTCCTCTTTTATTAACAAGCATTACACCAAAACCTTTAGCATCTTCACGCACTACAGGAACAGTTCCAACAACTATGTCAGCACCAGTTTCAAGCATATGTCTTACCATAACATTATAATCCATACGATAAACCTGATCTCCAGAAAGTATTAGAACATTATTAACATAATCATTGTCGAAGTGAGCAAGATTCTTTCTTACAGCATCGGCAGTACCTTGATACCAATCTATATTAGTATCAGTTTGCTCTGCTGCCAATATACTAACATGACCGCCAGAGAAGTTGTCGAATCTATAAGCATTGTAAATGTGATTATTTAGAGAAGCACTATTGAATTGAGTAATAACATATATATTTCTAAGTCCGCTATTGATACAGTTAGAAACAGGTATGTCAATCATTCTGTAATGACCGCCCAATGATACTGCAGGTTTAGAACGATCTTTAACAAGAGGATAGAGCCTTGTACCTCTACCTCCTCCTAAAATTAAAGCTACTGTATTATATGACCTCATAAAAAAAAACTCCAAACATTTTATTACTTTATTTATATAAATAAGTATAGTAAAAAAAAATGAAGTTTTCAAGAAATTAACATATTGTTATGCAGCAACACCATTATGCACTAATATTATTATTGTTGATAACACAAAACATCTTTGAAAGTAGCTGACCCATCATTGAAATTAACTGTTACTTTTATAACTGTATCAGAAATAAATTGTAAAGTACCTCCCATTACACCTGTTTGAAAATTATAATTAGGGTCCTCTCCTCTCATATCATCACCTGTAACAGTATTTTCTTTTCCATTTTGTATAGGAGTACCTATATCATCTAATGAATAATATAATTTAAATCCTCTATCAGCAGTAACTTCGATTACCAAATAAGAATCACTAGAAACAGGTTTAGCACTAACAAATTTTCCTTGACGTTCTGGAGACAGAGGATTTGGAGCTGATTTACAAGATAAAACAACAAAAATAATTGATAGCATTATTAATAATATTTTTTTCATAATAATAATTACTCCATATTAATTTTTTATATTATCGGTATTATATAGTTAGAATTTATTAGTTATTTACTTTATCACAAATTATATTTTGAAGATTAAAAATACCATTACCTTTCATTGTAATTGAAGCTTGTTCATCAGAATAAAAAATTATTTTACCAGTATATTCATTGTTAGAAAAACTGTAAACATTACCATCACCTATAAAATTAATAAAAGTTATTCTTTCATCTTCATACTCTGGAATACCATTTATATCAGAATCTCCCTCTCCGCCAAAATATGTAATTAGTCCACCGCTTCTTATATTAAGATACAAATATTTATCATATCCCTCACCAAAAAGTTTTTCTCGACTTTTAAATGTACCCATATATCTATCTGAAATACCAACATAAGCTATATCATAACAAGAATTGATACAAATAATTATAATAAAAAATAATATTATTCTCTTTATCATACCTAATAACCAAATAATAATTAATTATATATATTACATATTCGTCAAATAATTTTTATTATATTGTAAATATAATAAAAAAAATAGTTTTTTATTATATAAGTAAAAATAAATAAAACAATTGACTTTTTTTTTAATTATTATAATATCATTTATATATTCTAACATATTTTAG containing:
- a CDS encoding glucose-1-phosphate adenylyltransferase gives rise to the protein MRSYNTVALILGGGRGTRLYPLVKDRSKPAVSLGGHYRMIDIPVSNCINSGLRNIYVITQFNSASLNNHIYNAYRFDNFSGGHVSILAAEQTDTNIDWYQGTADAVRKNLAHFDNDYVNNVLILSGDQVYRMDYNVMVRHMLETGADIVVGTVPVVREDAKGFGVMLVNKRGQITNFQEKPKEDDVLDSLKLSEEQKKMFEIEDPKKEYLASMGIYAFRRNVLKELLSDVTMIDFGKDIIPEAIKKYKVFSYAFQGYWEDVGTIKAYFDANISFGSKNPPFDFYDEDAPIYTHVRYLSPSKVEKATITSSIIADGCRIENATIKESVIGLRSVIQSGSTLEKVIMMGSDFYETSEDIERLNVKHLPKVGIGKKCTLKNVIIDKNVRIGNDVIITNKKKIQHQDSEFYCIRDGIVIIPKNTIVKSGTVI